The window ATGACTGAGCAGGTCGAAGCCGCCGGCATTCCGGCGGAACCGTACGTCGTCGATTTCGCGACAAGGATCGACGCAGCTATTACGTCGGTGCTGGGTGCGGACTGGAGCCCGACGGCGGGTCCGGTCGAACCGGCGGCCACGCAGCCGACTACCACGCCGGCTGAGCAGGGACAGTAGTCAGGTAACGCGGAGCCCGTCGCCGCGATGAACCCGCCGATCGGGCGATCTCGGGCGAACGGGCTGGACACCGGCAGGGGGGGTCGCTACCATCCCCGGTGCCCGGTGTGCAACAGGTGCACGAACGTCACAAGGAGGCTGTCATGACGCAACGACTGAGACTTTACTATAAGAACGTCACCGACGAGGCGATCGGCGAAGAGCACGGCATCGCTCGCGAGGAACTCGACCACCACAAGGACCAGGTCGCCAGGGTGGTGGCCGACCTGAACCGCCAGGGCAAGAACGGCGAGTTGCCGTACCGCAAGCTGCCATACGACACCGCCATGCACGATCAGGCCCGCCGGCTGGCCGACGAGCTTAGCCCATCCTGCAGGAACTTCGTGGTGCTGGGCATCGGCGGCTCGGCGCTGGGCAACATCGCCCTCCAGACCGCGCTGAACAAGCCGTTCTACAACCTCATGCCGCCCGAACAGCGGGGCGGACCGCGCCTCTTCGTCATGGACAACGTCGATCCGGTCGAGTTCGAGGCCATGCTCGAACTGGTCAAGCCGGAGCTCGAGGATACGATCTTCAATGTGATCAGCAAGTCGGGCGAGACGGCTGAGACGGCTTCCCAGTTCCTGATCGTCCGCCACCTGCTGCTTCAGCGGTTCGGCAAGAAGGGCCTGGCCAAGCACCTGGTCGCCACGACCGATCCAGCGGGCGGCACGCTGCGGCGGGTGGCCGACGAGGACGGGCTGCGAACCCTCCAGGTGCCGCCCGGCGTGGGCGGCCGGTTCAGCGTGCTCTCGCACGTCGGGCTGCTCTCCGCCGCGGTCTGCGGGATCGACACCGAGCAGCTTCTGGCCGGCGCGGTCGACATGGACAAGCGGGTCAGCGAGACCGACCTGTTCGCCAATCCCGCCGCCATGTACGGCCTGATCCAACTGCTGTTCTACCAGCGCAACAAGCCGCTGTCGGTCATGTTCCCCTACAG is drawn from Phycisphaerae bacterium and contains these coding sequences:
- a CDS encoding glucose-6-phosphate isomerase; this encodes MTQRLRLYYKNVTDEAIGEEHGIAREELDHHKDQVARVVADLNRQGKNGELPYRKLPYDTAMHDQARRLADELSPSCRNFVVLGIGGSALGNIALQTALNKPFYNLMPPEQRGGPRLFVMDNVDPVEFEAMLELVKPELEDTIFNVISKSGETAETASQFLIVRHLLLQRFGKKGLAKHLVATTDPAGGTLRRVADEDGLRTLQVPPGVGGRFSVLSHVGLLSAAVCGIDTEQLLAGAVDMDKRVSETDLFANPAAMYGLIQLLFYQRNKPLSVMFPYSHQLKDLTDWYRQLWAESLGKERTFDGKTMRIGPTPIKSLGTTDQHSQVQLYREGPNDKVFTFLSVEHFDDPCPIPPELAEEPGFKYLGDKTLAELMRAEKVGTEYALVKSRRPCLTITFPKVNPYTVGQFIYMLEVATSIVGTLFNINPYDQPAVELGKKATFALMGREGHEELHEELKPYAEKDADYVV